A genomic region of Halobacteriovorax sp. JY17 contains the following coding sequences:
- the nusG gene encoding transcription termination/antitermination protein NusG, whose product MSDENKAVEEVTEVVETEETIEAAAEGEESETAEGELAKGDSPDFKWFIAKTLTGQEGKVQRALKERIVNYKQTESFSEIMVPEETVTSHANGRKRTIKKKLFPGYVLIKMIMNDKTWHLVKDTDKITGFVGGTSDKPAPISEEEAAYMTGQQSDGFKKAKTTIAFEEGETVKVIEGPFASFVGTVEAVNEKGKIRVNVSIFGRPTPVELDFTQIEKA is encoded by the coding sequence ATGTCTGATGAAAACAAAGCAGTAGAAGAAGTTACTGAGGTTGTAGAGACTGAAGAAACTATTGAGGCAGCAGCAGAGGGTGAAGAGTCTGAAACTGCAGAGGGTGAGCTTGCGAAGGGTGATTCTCCAGACTTTAAATGGTTTATTGCTAAGACACTTACTGGTCAAGAAGGTAAGGTTCAAAGAGCATTAAAAGAAAGAATTGTTAACTATAAGCAAACTGAAAGCTTTTCAGAGATCATGGTCCCTGAAGAGACTGTTACTAGTCATGCTAATGGTAGAAAGAGAACGATCAAAAAGAAGTTATTTCCAGGTTACGTGTTGATTAAAATGATCATGAATGATAAGACATGGCACCTTGTTAAAGATACAGATAAGATTACTGGTTTTGTTGGTGGAACATCTGATAAGCCAGCGCCTATATCTGAAGAAGAAGCTGCTTATATGACTGGACAGCAGAGCGACGGATTCAAGAAAGCTAAGACAACTATTGCCTTTGAAGAGGGTGAGACAGTTAAGGTTATTGAAGGTCCATTCGCATCTTTTGTTGGAACTGTAGAAGCGGTTAATGAAAAAGGTAAAATACGTGTAAACGTCTCAATTTTTGGTAGACCAACACCAGTTGAGTTAGATTTTACACAAATTGAAAAAGCATAA
- a CDS encoding RNA methyltransferase codes for MSTFDLIVGIHSIAEAIICRPNSVRKIIATQDGLKEFRKKTRLDKELKQFDVKTVGPHEVQKMAEQFYKELEMTFQRVPSQIFMVVDPVETYDLAWLYEEIDKSDRYKILCLDQVTDVHNAAAIMRTAAFYGVNCVVTGAKGHFGTGPSFARIASGAIEHVDIVICSSLPKAITKLIEKGVSVIGFSEHASEGGEGVDTSGHVALVLGAEDVGMSNAVSRVVEHRVAIKPLGNIKSLNVSVAAAIAMERWLK; via the coding sequence GTGAGTACATTTGATTTAATAGTAGGAATTCATAGTATTGCTGAAGCAATTATATGCAGACCGAACTCTGTGAGAAAAATAATTGCAACACAAGACGGTTTAAAAGAGTTTAGAAAGAAAACTCGTCTTGATAAAGAACTAAAGCAATTCGATGTGAAAACTGTAGGACCTCACGAAGTTCAGAAAATGGCAGAGCAATTCTACAAAGAATTAGAGATGACTTTTCAAAGAGTGCCTTCTCAAATCTTTATGGTGGTTGATCCGGTTGAAACTTATGACCTTGCTTGGCTCTATGAGGAAATCGATAAGTCAGATAGATATAAAATTCTTTGTCTCGATCAAGTTACCGATGTTCACAATGCAGCAGCCATAATGAGAACAGCGGCTTTCTACGGGGTAAATTGTGTTGTTACTGGAGCTAAAGGACACTTTGGAACAGGACCATCATTTGCTCGAATTGCTTCAGGTGCCATTGAGCATGTAGATATTGTTATTTGCTCCTCTCTTCCAAAAGCAATTACAAAACTAATTGAAAAGGGCGTAAGTGTGATTGGTTTTTCTGAGCATGCAAGTGAGGGTGGTGAGGGAGTAGATACTTCTGGTCATGTGGCCTTAGTGCTTGGGGCTGAAGATGTTGGTATGTCTAATGCAGTTTCTAGGGTTGTAGAACATCGTGTGGCAATTAAGCCTCTTGGTAATATTAAGTCATTAAATGTTTCTGTTGCGGCAGCAATTGCTATGGAGCGTTGGCTTAAATAA
- a CDS encoding proline--tRNA ligase, protein MKLSSGFWQTYKEVPADAEIPSHQLMVRAGLIHKMGSGLYSYLPFGYRSIRKVEQIIREELDKAGCHEILMSMVTPGELWQESGRWDAMGDQMLKVKDKGGRDLCLSPTNEEAVTDIFRKTIKSYKNLPVTVYQINTKFRDELRPRFGLMRGREFTMKDAYSFHADKDSLDEVYDRLFKAYEAIFTRAGLEFSAVEADGGAMADSDQKTHEFQVIADTGEDEVIYCAETGYAANIEKAQTKRANINFDKTNSEIKEVATPSMSTIEDVCNFLKTPKEQSLKSLVYKSVIDEKEETILVLLLGDDSLNELKLSAFLKGDLLKAAVDSELLNEGFVKGYIGPHDLSSKARIIFDSQIDLEASYTAGANKVDTHFQGLVPKRDVSSFEVADLRLATKGDLTLDGKGVVDIRRGIEVGHIFQLGDKYTKAMSTTVLDSNGKTMHPLMGCYGIGVTRVVAAAVEQHHDDKGIVWPMALAPYHVYYAEITKSAENKELADKIYHDLLEAGIEVVFDDRKAGPGFKFKDADLLGLPIQLIFGERDFKNDGMLEIRIRKTGESFKVLPSEVVEKIKGLIEGSK, encoded by the coding sequence ATGAAGCTTTCGTCAGGATTTTGGCAAACATATAAAGAAGTTCCAGCAGACGCAGAAATTCCTTCTCACCAGCTAATGGTTAGGGCAGGGCTTATACATAAAATGGGTTCAGGTCTTTATAGCTACCTGCCATTTGGATATAGATCAATTAGAAAGGTCGAGCAAATCATTAGAGAAGAGCTTGATAAGGCCGGTTGCCATGAAATTTTGATGAGTATGGTTACTCCTGGTGAGCTCTGGCAAGAGTCTGGACGTTGGGACGCCATGGGTGACCAAATGTTGAAAGTGAAAGATAAAGGTGGGCGCGATCTATGCCTCTCTCCTACAAATGAAGAAGCGGTAACAGATATTTTTAGAAAGACGATCAAGTCTTATAAGAATCTTCCTGTAACTGTTTATCAAATTAATACAAAATTTAGAGATGAGCTTCGCCCAAGGTTTGGACTTATGCGTGGGCGTGAATTCACAATGAAAGACGCTTATAGTTTTCATGCAGATAAAGATTCTCTAGATGAAGTTTATGACAGATTATTTAAGGCCTATGAGGCAATATTTACAAGAGCAGGTTTGGAGTTTAGTGCTGTTGAAGCTGATGGTGGTGCCATGGCCGACAGTGACCAAAAGACGCACGAGTTTCAAGTTATAGCTGATACTGGTGAAGATGAAGTTATCTACTGTGCCGAAACAGGTTACGCAGCTAATATTGAAAAGGCACAGACGAAGAGAGCGAATATCAATTTTGATAAGACAAATTCTGAGATTAAAGAGGTTGCGACACCTTCTATGTCTACTATCGAAGATGTTTGTAACTTCTTAAAGACTCCAAAGGAGCAATCTTTAAAGTCTCTAGTTTATAAGTCTGTTATAGATGAAAAAGAAGAGACAATACTTGTTCTGCTTCTTGGAGATGATTCATTAAATGAATTAAAGCTTTCCGCTTTCTTAAAAGGTGATCTATTAAAAGCGGCAGTGGATAGTGAGCTCTTAAATGAAGGATTTGTTAAGGGTTATATTGGTCCACATGATCTTTCTTCAAAGGCGAGAATTATTTTTGATTCACAAATTGATTTAGAGGCTTCTTATACGGCAGGGGCAAATAAAGTGGACACTCACTTTCAAGGTCTTGTCCCAAAGAGAGATGTTAGTAGTTTTGAAGTTGCAGATCTAAGACTAGCAACAAAGGGAGACCTAACTTTAGACGGCAAGGGCGTTGTTGATATCCGAAGAGGAATCGAAGTCGGTCACATTTTTCAACTCGGTGACAAGTATACAAAAGCTATGAGTACAACCGTTCTAGATAGTAATGGAAAAACAATGCACCCTTTGATGGGATGTTATGGAATTGGTGTAACAAGAGTGGTTGCAGCGGCAGTTGAGCAACACCATGATGATAAGGGAATCGTATGGCCTATGGCACTTGCTCCTTATCATGTCTACTATGCAGAAATTACAAAGTCGGCAGAAAATAAAGAGCTAGCAGATAAAATTTATCATGATCTTTTAGAGGCTGGTATAGAAGTCGTTTTTGACGACCGAAAGGCGGGGCCAGGTTTCAAATTTAAAGATGCAGATCTTTTAGGGTTACCTATTCAGCTAATCTTTGGTGAGCGAGACTTTAAAAATGATGGAATGTTAGAAATAAGAATAAGAAAAACGGGCGAGAGTTTTAAAGTGCTTCCTTCTGAAGTTGTTGAGAAAATTAAAGGCCTTATTGAAGGTAGTAAGTGA
- a CDS encoding transporter substrate-binding domain-containing protein has product MKLFLLLYLLTSLSVFSAEVVIFGDDSERPRIYLDKEGSPAGFLIDILKFIEKNSDLGFKIELLPWSRSYKSAVLGRGGIIGVSRNEEREGIFHFSDEIFSEDVLLVGKKKEEASFKGIQTLEGKTVGITRGGFYGEKFDEMRKAKVFKVLELNDSVQRIAMLLRGRIDWAVIGSGKIGLVSALKENGSGSLEDLFIAPEPLVRDANFIGFKRTVENKEIIFKINKVLSSKEGARFMSSYLNR; this is encoded by the coding sequence ATGAAATTATTTCTACTTCTTTATTTATTAACTTCCTTAAGTGTCTTTTCTGCAGAGGTGGTTATTTTTGGGGATGACTCAGAGAGACCAAGAATATACCTAGATAAAGAAGGTTCCCCCGCAGGATTCCTAATAGATATTTTAAAATTTATAGAAAAGAATTCTGATTTAGGCTTCAAAATTGAGCTATTACCCTGGAGTAGAAGTTACAAGAGTGCAGTCCTTGGAAGGGGAGGTATTATTGGAGTCTCCAGAAATGAGGAAAGGGAAGGGATATTCCACTTTTCTGATGAAATCTTTAGTGAAGATGTTCTGTTGGTTGGGAAAAAGAAGGAAGAGGCTAGCTTTAAGGGAATTCAGACACTGGAAGGAAAAACTGTTGGAATTACAAGAGGTGGTTTCTACGGAGAGAAGTTTGATGAGATGAGAAAGGCTAAGGTATTTAAAGTATTAGAGCTAAATGATTCTGTTCAAAGAATAGCGATGTTGCTTCGAGGACGAATAGATTGGGCCGTAATTGGTTCAGGAAAAATAGGGCTAGTTTCAGCGCTGAAAGAAAACGGCAGTGGGAGCTTGGAAGATCTATTTATCGCTCCAGAGCCATTAGTTAGGGATGCTAATTTTATTGGATTTAAAAGAACGGTAGAAAATAAAGAAATAATATTTAAAATTAACAAGGTACTATCTTCCAAAGAGGGAGCTAGGTTCATGAGTTCTTATCTTAATAGATAG
- the secE gene encoding preprotein translocase subunit SecE — translation MSFIRVEDGKKWINTFVAIISILAGFVAIRFVGQLGEWFDLEAKVSNFLAVSQGLGIVVGLGTFIGILKNKNASTHMQEVYSELVKVIWPDKDSVLKMTVGLVITVSIISGIFVLVDFSFRKVLELLY, via the coding sequence ATGTCATTTATTCGAGTAGAAGACGGAAAAAAGTGGATCAACACATTCGTTGCAATTATCAGTATTTTGGCTGGTTTTGTAGCAATTCGTTTTGTTGGTCAATTAGGTGAATGGTTTGATTTAGAAGCAAAAGTTTCTAATTTCTTGGCCGTATCTCAAGGATTGGGAATCGTTGTAGGACTTGGGACATTTATTGGAATTCTGAAAAATAAGAATGCATCTACACATATGCAGGAAGTTTACTCAGAGCTGGTTAAGGTAATTTGGCCAGATAAAGATTCTGTATTAAAAATGACGGTAGGTCTTGTTATTACAGTTTCAATAATAAGTGGGATTTTCGTATTGGTGGATTTCTCATTTAGAAAAGTTTTAGAATTATTATACTAA